The nucleotide sequence gggcgggtgggtagagcagggggctgggagccggactcctgggttctctccggctctgggagggcagtgggggcgggtgggtagagcagggggctgggagccggactcctgggttctctcaggctctgggagggcagtgggggctggtgtgtTAGAGCAGGGGACATGCCCATGCCTGCGCACACGGCCCGCGAGCGttgctgggggagctctggggcagcaggagcctggcagacactctcccagcagctgagaaCCGGGGGCCTGGGGTGGGCGCCCCGTGCTCCACAGCACCGAAGGGGAGGTGGTTCCCTGGCCCCACCATGCCCGGGCTCAGACCCGACGCCGCAGGAACAGCAgtgggcagggggcacagggcaCCCTCTGGTGCTGCTTGCAGCCGGAGGGGTTTGGGGACGCCTGGCACCACCAAGGGGCCCAGGGAACGCTTGCCCAGCCCTAccgctgggagggggcaggctccaggaggggagcggaggaggggcagctgtagcccagactcctgggttctcctccaTTCACCCCTTTTCCCCGCTGCCAGATTTCTCCAGAGCCCAGCGCCcgtcaccccctcctgcacctccagtccCCGGGGCTCCTGGTGGTGAGGTCCTGCCCTGCCTTGACACACGGtaagggggagccgggggggccgggggagcagcccagctctgaaccCTGGcccatccccctctccccctctTCCCAGGGCTTAACATAATGGGCATGGAGTGGCTTGCAAAGGAGCCCCCTGCACCCGGCTGCGCGCCCCCTTCCCCGAACCAGCGCGCCCCCctatgcagccccagccccagccccagcctgggggccCAGCGGCGACAAAGCCCGAGgtgagagtgggggcagggctggaagccaggatgcctgggttcacTCGCCGGCTGAGGGCGGGGCTGGCGGTCAcgggggaggctggcagctctgggtgGGGGCTGAGAACGGTTGGGGGGCTACGGGGGACTGACGGCTACGGGAGGCCATGGGGGGCTCGTGGCTAGGGGAGGCTATGGGACGACTGgagggctgcaggctgtgggggtgctcTGGAGGGGCTGAGCGGGACTGAGGACTACAGGAGCCTCTGGGGGACTGAGGGCCCGGGGGGCTGGCGGCTGTGGggggcctgcaggctgtgggggggcgctggggagctgagggctgcagggggagctggcgGTTATGGggggcctgcaggctgtgggggggcgctggggagctgagggggggACCTGAGCTGTGGATCTCGGCAGCCCCGGCCGGCAGGACCCGCCGTGGGAGCTGGACGGGGCCGCTCAGTGTCAGCGGCAGCGGGAGCTGGtccagcggctggagcagcaggtgagcGGGGGGCGCTGCGGGGCCAGCGTGGGCCCCGCACCGAGCAGCCCGGGAGCCCGGCCCCCGCTGCAGGCGGGGGATCCCAGCTCCCCCGCTGCACCGGGGCCCCCCTGACTCTCGCCCGTCCCCCAGCTGGAGCGGGAGCGGCAGCGCCTGGGGGCCATGCGGGCCCAGCTCAGCGGGGCAGCCACCGCCCAGCCGGCCCCGCCCACGGTaagagcggccggggggggggggaggcgctCGGGGGCGTGGCCTAAGGCCCGAGGGGGAAGCGCTCCCCCCGCGTCACTgatctgcccctctgcccccctccaggcGATGGCAGCCAAGGGCCAGCGTTTCCCCTTGGGCTGGCCCCACGCCggagcccccctccctgcccccaagggggtgctgcagccatcagccctccccccactctggGGCAGCCACGGGGCAGCTGCTTTCTCAGGTGAGAGCCTGGGGCGAGGGGAGGACTCCTGGGGtcgccccccagctctgggacgGCGGGTGGGGGTgatggtcagagcagggggctgggagccaggactcctgggtactctccggctctgggagggcagggggggggtgatgggtggagcagggggcggggagccaggactcctgggttctcccccgagactctgggagggcagtgggggctgacagGTGGAGCCCAACCACGTGCGTTAGCAGCAGGCGCTggaagggcagcaggggctgggttgAATGTGAAGGACACATGTTcactggggggagcggaaccgggggggctgcccccccactgacatctctgcacctccccccacagACCTGGGCCCCAGTCTAGAGTTCTACCGCCTGACCACAGCCCGGCCACCCTTCACCTATGCAACGCTGATCCGCTGGGTGAGcatcccccaccccgcctcatCCTCACGCctggcagagccctgggggacTCCCTGATCTCTGACCCTGTCCCCCGCCACAGGCCATCCTGGAGTCCCCCGACCGGCAGCTGACCCTGAATGAGATTTACCACTGGTTCAGCCGCATGTTTGGCTACTTCCGCCACAACTCAGCCACCTGGAAGGTGAAGGGCACTGGGGGCTAGGCCAGGCCTGGagggtgcttggggggggggctgggctgggctgggctgtggggagccaaGCGGCAGTAaggggcgctgggggggaggaggaggggagctgggctgggggagccaggccgggggggggggcagagctaggggagcagcagtggggggaagcaggggagctgggccaggggagccaggccaggggggcagtggggaagggggagggggaggggagccaggccgcAGCAGCggcagggggggaggaggggagccaggcgggGGGCGGCCCTGAAGCAGATCCCCTGTGCTCCCAGAATGCCGTGCGGCACAACCTGAGCCTGCACAAGTGCTTCGTGCGCGTGGAACACGTGAAAGGCGCCGTCTGGACGGTGGACGAGACCGAGTTCCAGAAGAAGCGGAGCCTGCGCTTCCCCCGCTAGGCAGCCAGAGTGGGCGGGGCCCCAAGGTGTTAGCCACGCCCCCGGGCAGGCGGGGCAGGGCACACAGGCCCCACCTCAGCTGGAGGCAGCCACGCCCCCACGTGGGAGGAGCCAGGGTCTTgctttctctcctccccccaccacactcgCTCCCACGCagccggctgcagcagcaggacttTATTGGCTTCCTTCCTGGGGGGGACAGAGGGGGGTCAGCTCAGCTCAGGGCTCCCGGCTCCGCCCCAGCAGCGCCGCGTTCTCCTGCCGCAGGGCCCGGTAGTCACTCAGGATCCGCTCCAGGTTGGCCGGGGTCATCTTAGCACCTTCGCTCTcaacctgggggaggggcaggttagGGTCTCCCACAGTGCagccccccccacgcccccgccaccccccccactcacctgCTCCTCCAGGTCACGGATCTGCCGCTGGATGGCCCCAGCCTCCTCGCTGCTCTGGATCAGCTGGCTGCAGttctggggggatggggggtgtttAAGGCTTTTCCACAAAACTTGTACTGCAAAAATGGtcagtctccaaggtgccacggGGCTGctcgtgggtttttttttggggggggggggggggggaataacGATGCTCCCATGGGTGGGGCAGCTCTCATGTCCCCCTCCATGCAtgaggcagccccaggcccaggcgtGGTCCCTCACCTCATGCAGAGCCGCCAGGTACTTGTACGCCTTCCGGACCGACTCATCGCGCTTGGCGTCCTAGGGGCAGACATGGAGTTAGgagccccccacaacccccctcgctcccagccctgggagtccCCCCCAGCCGCCctcgctccccacccccccaccttgaAGACCAGCTCGTCGGTGACGGCAAAGGTGCGCTCCAGCTTCCCCGTCAGCCCGTTGATCTCCTTCTGCAGGGCCCGGGTGTCTGCCAGGATCTGGGGGGCAAGGAGAGATCAGGTGCTGCCCCTGGGAGCCCCTGACTGGAGGGGGGGGCCCAGCCTTGCCTACAGGCGAGCCCactacaccccccaccccagccgatAAAAGAGCTGCTACCCCGGCTGCCTGGGAGCTCCTGGACAATCCGTGGGGGAGAAGGGAACTGCTGCACCATGGGGTTACCAGACTGGCTGGAGAAGGGCCAGGCCTGGCCTGCGCTGGGggaacagtgggggggggggtttccagttccggagtggggggggggggtaccaGGCTGGCTGGAGAAGGGCCTGGCCCGCGCCGGTGGAACAGTGGGGGGGTTTCCAGCTCCGGAGTGTGGGGGGGTACCAGACTGGCCAGAGAAGGGCCTGGCCCGCGCCGGGGGAACAGTGGGGGGGTTTCCAGCTGCGGAGTGTGGGGGGGTACCAGACTGGCCAGAGAAGGGCCTGGCCCGCGCCGGGGGAACAGTGGGGGGGTTTCCAGctctggagtgggggggggtacCAGACTGGCTGGAGAAGGGCCTGGCCTGCGCCGCAGCGGGGGGGCTCCCCGACCTTGCCGATCTGCTCCTTCTGCTTGCGGATGTTGCCGACGATCTCCAGGATGCGCTGGGTGTAGGCCGTCCGCGACATGTCCCCAGGCAGCGACTCCAGCTCCGTCagctgggggatggtggggtgtcAGCAGCTTCCCCGGACCCCAGGACCCCTCcccggcaccccccagccctgctgcaggccccgcccaccagctgccGGCAGAGCTCCTCCTTGCGCCGGGCCTCAGCGGCGACGCTCCTCCCTCGCTCGCGCAGGGCCTGGATCTCAGCAACATGCCGGGCAGACTccagctgggaggggcagagaaggggggTCAGCGGGGGAGGGGAtgccccgggcccagccccagccccgcccccaccccggcccagccccatcccttctcacCTGGCGGGAGCGGCGGGCAGCACGCAGGCCCCGATACTGCTCCAGGAGCGGCTCGCGGCGCGTCTCCCACTGCGTGGCCAGGTGCACCAGGCGCTGGGcactgccctccaccagcagctggggggacaGAGGGGGTGGGGCGCTGACCCCCGTATTCCACCCTCCCCCCGGGcactgccctccaccagcagctggggggacaGAGGGGGTGGGGCGCTGACCCCCGTATTCCACCCCCCCCGGcgctgccctccaccagcagctgggggggcagaggggtggggcgcTGACCCCcgtattccccccccccccagcgctgccctccaccagcagctgggggggcagagggggtggggcgcTGACCCCCGTATTCCCCAGGGGcactgccctccaccagcagctggggggggaggggggggcactgGCCTCCTGTACCCCCGTGAACCCCCTCCAGCTTCTCCCTGCCACCCATGGCTTTGGGGGATGGAGATGGAGTAGGGGAGACAACAGCCCccaggccctccctgcccccgtccccccccacccccttggtaCCTGCAGCTTGGCCAGGTTGTTGtcagcctggggcagcagctccagggcctggcGCTTCACCCGCAGCGTCTCTTCGCGCCCCCCCagaaccagctgctgctgccagagtgctGCCTCCGCCTAGAGCAGAGAGAGGTGGGGCACAGCCcccagtcacccctcccccagtgggggcctagcccccccagtcacccctcccTGAGCAGAGGcccagtgatccctcccctgcctgggggcCCAGCGATTGGGGGGTGCGGGGGCCCAGCGATTCCTCCCCCGTCTGGGGGCCCGGCGATCAGGGGTGGGTGCGGGGGCCCGGCGATCCCTCCCCTAGTGCCCCACAAACCAGCCTCCTACCCCCAGCCTATAGCCCCAGAACCAGCCACGCCCGGGCCCCTGGTACAGCACAGAGGTGCCCTTGCTCTCACCTGGCTCaagcccagctccagcacctTCACCTGCCCCCCCACGGCATCCACCTGGGCCCCcaggtgctgcagctccccatgCAGGCCAGCCAGCTCCTCCGCCTGCCGCTGCTGCatctcctgggggtgggtgggaatcaCCTTAGCCAGCACAGGGCCACGGgagccccgcccgccccccctTATCTGCCGCGGCTCCGAGCCgggggagccccgccccccccccccatacctGCTCTGAGCTTTTGGAGGGTGTgagcctttctgctgcttcctgcatCTGTCCCACTAGGTCCTGGGGGTCCTGTGAGACAAGGGGAGGGGTCACAGGGGAGCTCCCCCAGATCCCCCCAGTCCTCTAGAGCCTGAAGACTCCAGCCCCAATTGCCACCCCACCTGTCCGTGTGCCAGGCGCTGGGCGTGGCTGAAGCGTGACCCCTTGGCCAGGGgcctgccggtgccccccgcactcagcacccccagcagctgggccaggtctGGCGCCCCTGGCTGGAGGAAGCCGGCAGTGCCAGGTGGGGGGACGGCCTGACGCAGCTGGTCCAGCAGGCGGCGCTGCAGGCGCTGGCGCTTCCACTGCAGATActcctgggggagaaggggggcagTGTTACTGGGGGGGGCCCGGTAACCCCCGGGCATGTACCCCCAAGGGAAGAAGGGACAGTGTTCCTGGGGACCCCGGTAACCCCCGGGCACATacccctggggggaggaggggggcagtgtTCCTGAGGACCCTGGTAACCCCCTGGGCGCGTAcccccagggggaggagggggcagtgttCCTGGGGACCCCGGTAACCCCCCCAGGCGCATACccttggggggagaagggggcagtgtTCCTGGGAACCCTCCCACATCCCGGGGGGAGACTATCCCCAAATATCTGGGACCCTGGTCAAGGCAGGAGACCCCCCAGCCCTCTCACTTTCGGGGGCAGGCGAGACGCCAGGCCCTGGTTCTGCCACTCAGCCTCCCAGTCGTTCTGTGCCCCCAGGTCTGCGGCGTGCCGTTCTAGGAGGGAGGGGGCCACAGGGCccggctgtgggggctgggctggcaccagggGCAGGAACCCCCTGAAAAACTCCTGGCACTCTGGGGGAGGGAAACACCAGAGGTCAGAGGCCACCCCAgcaccagagccaggcccccagcctgagcccaccCTGTTCTTGTGCCCGCGAGCCTCAGCCTGACCCAAGCCCAGCGCTCACCCACACCCCCACAACCCCTAATACAACCCTCCCCCCACTTACCAACTAGCCCTGACTCATGGGGCAGGACCAAGGGGTGGGCCCGAAACGGCTTCAGGTGACAGGCGCCCTGTGGGAAGAACCGCggtgttaacctgtggaactgccTGCTGCAGGGCGCTTCCGAGCTGAGAAACTGTTGCCAGGACCAGCCCACTGCAGTCCTGAGGGGCAGAGCTACCTCTGGGCTGCTGCCAAGGGCGCGGCTGAGCtgtcctccagcccagcccccagagccactGCCCAGACGGCAGCGGTGCTTGGCTTGGGGACCCCTCGACCCCACTACAGCTGCGTACCCATTACCCTGCGAGAAGGGGGACAGAGCCGACTGTGCGGGGACCAGGCCAGGCCCCGGGATGGCTGTGTACCTGTTACCCCGTGAGAACAGGGACAGTGCTGACTCTGtgggggactgggccaggccCCGGGATGGCTGTGTACCCGTTTCCCTGCGAGAAGGGGGACACTGCGGACTCTGTGGGGACTGGGCCAGGCCCCGGGATGGCTGTGTACCCGTTACCGCGCGAGAAGGGGAACAGAGCCGACTGTGCGTGGACCAggccaggccccaggatggctgtgtACCCGTTTCCCTGCGAGAAGGGGGACAGTGCCGACTCTGTGGGGGACCAggccaggccccaggatggctgtgtactccctttaccccacacagagATCGCACCAGCCCAAGGGGATGACGGGGCAAAGAAAAGAGAACAACTTAGGGAAAcaggaagaaatgaaaacataTCCCAGGTGGGGCGGTTCTGCCATAGGTCTCGGGGTCCCCAGCCACCCCACTGGGGTCTGCGCCCAGGCTGAAGGAACCTGGTCCGCATCAGCTTAGCCAGCAAGTCCCAGCCTGGTGACGAGAACCTGGACTGGTGAGACAGgaagtgtgtgcgtgtgcacgagGGGTAGATATGGGCCCCGGCTCCGACCCcgggggtcagggaggggacAGCTGCAGCCGAGACGCTGGGGAAGATGGGCCCCTGGCTCCGACCCCAGCGGCAGGTGAGACAAGgacccacctgcagcagctgaagcCGAGGAGTGCGGCACGTGGGGGGCACCCAGggcatccccagctgctccttaATTTTGGCTGCAATGGTGCGGAGCAACATAGCCGACTTccctgcagggagaggcagaagtcacgagcagcacccccaggtccccaccccagagacaccccctgcCTTGCTTGTCCCCCTCCTGTCCCGCCCCAGTACCAGCCGGCTGCCCAGCCTCCTCCGCGTCGTCCCGGGGCAGCTTCTCCACCAGGAAGAGCAGCAGGCGGCGGATCTCGGGCTCGCTGCTGTAGAGGAAGGTCTGGTAGCCGACCTCGCCTGGGTagcccagctcctggggacaGCGAGCATCAGGGCACTGAGGTTCTCCCCCAGCTCGGGGAGGCGtacagggctgggagccggacgcctgggttctctcacCTGACAGGCCTGTGCCAAGCTGCTGCCGAGGCGGAAGCGGGCTGACATGCCGGGGGGCAGCACATGGCTGAGGCTGGCGCCCAGGGGCGGGTTAATGACACGGAGACATCGTACCACTGACTCCACGATCAGCTCGGTGGTGAACTCCCGCAGGCTCTGCGCCTCCTCGGGCACCGGCCTGCAGGGAGCCCCCGTCAGACAGCCCCCATGCGCCCGCCTCCAGGAGGGGGACGCCGCAGGCGCTGCAATTCGGCCagcggcccccccccccgccgccgcccccccccccggctggccCCGGCACTGCCAGGGGCGCAGGCTTACGTTCCAGAGAGGCGGAGCGAGCAGATGAGTATGTTGTCCACCTCTTCCATGGCGGCAGAGCTCCTGGGGGAGAGACGGATGGTAGAGAACAGCAAAGCTAGGGCCCCTGCCCTGGGGGTCACAGCTCCCCCCagcgcgggggggagggggcggggcggggtggtctaaggggggcagggtggagcagagcagagtggggggaggtgaggcggtttgggggggcagggtgcagcagggcagagcgggGGGAGGTGAGgcagtctgggggaggggcagaaggagggggcagggcgggaggtgaggaggtccagggggccgggcggggtggggggaggtgaggccgtcggggggggggagcagagcggggtggggggagggggcgtgggaggggcagaaggagagggtcagggaggcggggtggggcagtctggggtgggggtgaggcggggagcagtggggggaggtgaggcagtctggggggtcagggcagggcgaagaggtctgggggggcggggcagagcagagtgggggaggtgaggtagtctggggggaggggcagaaggaggagcaggtcagggagcagcgggggcggggggagatgaGATGGTCATGGGGACTGGGTGGAGCCGGGGAGGTGAGGCGGGAGGCGGcggggaggagcagggtggggggaggtggtcagGGGGAGAGGCggaaggagggggcggggaggggtggtcgggggaggggaggggagcggcggggtggagggaggcagtggagccccgaggcggggggagggggcggggagggaggcggTGAAGCccttggtgggggcggggaggggcggggcggggggagggaggcggtggagccccgggggggggaggcggtcggggggagggaggcggtgggggcggggaggcggcggcggtcggggggagggaggcggtggagccccgggggggggcggggaggggcggggcggggggagggaggcggtggagccccgggggggggaggcggtcggggggagggaggcggtgggggcggggaggcggcggcggtcggggggagggaggcggtggagccccgggggggggcggggaggggcggggcggggcggcggtcGCGGGGAGGGAggcggtggggtgcaggggggggcggggaggcggcggcgggaGGGAGGCGGTGAAGCccctggcggggcggggcggcggtcggggggcgggggagccccggcgggggtgcagggggggcgggggggcggccgGACTCACGCGCTGCCGGGTCAGTCTCTCCGGTTCCGAAGTGAGAACAGGGACGCAAAGGCCGCCGGGAAATTCATCCTCCCGCGCGGGGCAGGCTGGGAACTTTTCCCatcgccccgcccccgcccccgcccccgccccgccccgcccgcacgTTCTCCAGCCGCGACTTCATCGCCCCGCTCGGCCGCCGCTTCCCCTCGTGCGCGTCCGGGGCGCGTGTCCGCAAGGGCGGCTCCCACCGCGCAGCGGGACAGTCCGCGCCCGTGTCCTGGGGGCTtcgagcccccccagcccccctccgcgtcccccacttcccctggggcttcGAGCCCCCCCAGTTCCCCTCCgcatccccccacttcccccggtGCTTTGAGCCCCCCAGTTCCCCTCAACgtctcccccacttcccctggggctttGAGCCCCCCCCGTTCCCCTCCgcatccccccacttcccccggtGCTTTGAGCCCCCCAGTTCCCCTCCacatccccccacttcccctgggggTCCGGATCTGCTCTTCCGAAATCATGGGTCACGTGGCACTtgcccccccccacgcccctgaGCCTCAGCTTCCCTGGTGATGGGAGTTTCCGGTGCCATGGCCTCTCCCACAAACGCAAGGCCCTTGGGAACCTGAACCTTGTGGGGACGGTGACCAGGGGACACCTTTTACCCAAGAAGCAGGACAAAGGCCAGAGGATGGCCCAGGcttgccagggtgggggaggtctgGCTCAGGGTCCCCCTCTCTCTGCAATGGCTGGAACtgactgacaagtctgttctgcgcCGGGTCCCTGGCACCGACTCGCCCTCCTGCTCTCCTGCCGCCGCGTCCCGTCCCAGCTGCCCGCGGgtgggcgcagggctggggctccccacactTGGTGACACCCCCGATTCCATCTCCTTGCAGCAGACGTCCTCTCAATGCCCCCAGTACCAGGGAGGGCGGCAGCTGGTCCCACCCCGCCCTCTGAAGCTCATCTCCCTTAATCCGCTGCCGAGGCCAGGCTGGCCCTGCAGGAGAGAGCAGGGCCCGGGGGTGGCAGTGCACTGGACGGGCAGCAAGGCTGAGGGGCTCTCGTGCAGCACCCCGGTGGGAGGCCGGCAGGCAGGGGGCTTTGCCCGAGGATCCCCCCCTCGGCCGTAGGAGGTCGGCCGGGTCGGAGGTTAACCACCCCCGGGATGTCAGAGTCGGAGGAGAACGGGAGGGGTAAGTGGTCCCCAAGGGGGGCGGGGGCCTTGGGGGGGCTCGGGCACTCCGGGTGGCACACACTGACCCCCGCAGGGCCCAACCCCGATCAGTGCTGGGGGGCTGATTGGGCGGTTGGGgtccggggagggggaggggcaggggcccctGTGGGTGGGAAGCAGGTAGGGGGTTGGCTGGGGGCTCAGGAGGGACATGCTGACGCCCCcctttctctgccctgcagcagccgccCCCCCTGAGAGCCCGGGCTGGGGGGCGGagttgggggagctggggctggaggccggCAGCCCCTCACCCGCCCCCCGCCGGCGCCTGGGCCCTGCCAAGCACAAGGCGCAGGGCAGCCCCACAGTGTCACGCTCGCCCCGAGCCCTCTTCTGCCTCCGCCTGAGCCACCCCCTGCGCCGCGCCGCCATCAGCCTGGTCGAGTGGAAGCATCcgcctggagccagggctgggggaggggcagggggctggggggggcgccagggggaggggggaggctgggggagtttCTTCTCGTTTTGGCTCCTTAACCCTCACGGGCCCTTTGACATCCTCATCCTCATGACCATCTTCGCCAACTGCGTGGCCCTGGGCGTCTACATCCCTTTCCCCGAGGACGACTCCAACACCGCCAACCACAACCTGGTCAGCACAGACCCCGCGGCACCCCCGAGCCGGCCTTAAGGGCTGCAGCGGAGGACAGAAGTCGGGGGGCATTGGGAGGGaattggctgggggaggggagcccagacgCCTGGGTTCTCGGTCTCCCTGTCCCTAGAGCTCTAAGCTGCTTACCCGAAAGCGGGGAGGGGCACTGGCGCTCAGCCAGAACCATCCTACAtgctcacctcccaccccagctgccaccaccctcCCTCCAAGTCCTtcccccggactcctgggttccttcctCCCAGGGATGacactgccccccagctgggcgGGGAGAGGGCCATCACCTGGGTCCGGTCTCCCACCTGTAAGCTCCCAGTAGCagccggggtgggggctggtgtctacaggacacctgggttcagtcccccaccctcctgccctcaggAGCAGGTGGAATACGTCTTTCTCATCATCTTCACGGTGGAGACCTTCCTGAAGATCGTCGCGTACGGCCTGGTGCTGCACCCCAGCGCCTACATCCGCAGCGGCTGGAACCTGCTGGACTTCATCATCGTTGTGGTGGGGTGCGCCGGGAGGGGCCCCTGCACCTCTGATGGGCCACCCAGACCTTGCCGGgcccccacactgctgggcccccaccaggccccctccacctctgctggggccccctgccctgccaagccCCAGGCTCCTCTCCACTGCTCCACTGGGTCCCCCGCCGCCTGGCATGCCCCTGGGGCAGCCgatccccaccctggggctggaggggagctggtGCCACCTGGAGAGGCCAGGCCCCTATTCctgccctctgctccacccccaccacaggcTCTTCAGTGTGGCCCTGGAGCAGGCATCACACAAGCCTGGGGAGGCCCACCACATGAGCGGCAAGCCAGGCGGCTTCGATGTCAAAGCCCTGCGGGCCTTCCGTGTGCTCCGGCCCCTGCGCCTCGTCTCTGGCGTGCCCAGTAAGGAGCGGGCCTGTGGGGTTGCCTCGTGCGAGGACCTAGCATGCTGGTGCACTATGCTGGGGGTTGCCTTGTGCGAGGACCTAGCACGCTGGCACACTATGCTGGGGGTTGCCTTGTGCGAGGACCTAGCACGCTGGCGCACTACGTTGGGGGTTGCCTTGTGA is from Carettochelys insculpta isolate YL-2023 chromosome 22, ASM3395843v1, whole genome shotgun sequence and encodes:
- the FOXP3 gene encoding forkhead box protein P3, whose amino-acid sequence is MGMEWLAKEPPAPGCAPPSPNQRAPLCSPSPSPSLGAQRRQSPSPGRQDPPWELDGAAQCQRQRELVQRLEQQLERERQRLGAMRAQLSGAATAQPAPPTAMAAKGQRFPLGWPHAGAPLPAPKGVLQPSALPPLWGSHGAAAFSDLGPSLEFYRLTTARPPFTYATLIRWAILESPDRQLTLNEIYHWFSRMFGYFRHNSATWKNAVRHNLSLHKCFVRVEHVKGAVWTVDETEFQKKRSLRFPR
- the CCDC22 gene encoding coiled-coil domain-containing protein 22 isoform X2 — encoded protein: MEEVDNILICSLRLSGTPVPEEAQSLREFTTELIVESVVRCLRVINPPLGASLSHVLPPGMSARFRLGSSLAQACQELGYPGEVGYQTFLYSSEPEIRRLLLFLVEKLPRDDAEEAGQPAGKSAMLLRTIAAKIKEQLGMPWVPPTCRTPRLQLLQGACHLKPFRAHPLVLPHESGLVECQEFFRGFLPLVPAQPPQPGPVAPSLLERHAADLGAQNDWEAEWQNQGLASRLPPKEYLQWKRQRLQRRLLDQLRQAVPPPGTAGFLQPGAPDLAQLLGVLSAGGTGRPLAKGSRFSHAQRLAHGQDPQDLVGQMQEAAERLTPSKSSEQEMQQRQAEELAGLHGELQHLGAQVDAVGGQVKVLELGLSQAEAALWQQQLVLGGREETLRVKRQALELLPQADNNLAKLQLLVEGSAQRLVHLATQWETRREPLLEQYRGLRAARRSRQLESARHVAEIQALRERGRSVAAEARRKEELCRQLLTELESLPGDMSRTAYTQRILEIVGNIRKQKEQIGKILADTRALQKEINGLTGKLERTFAVTDELVFKNCSQLIQSSEEAGAIQRQIRDLEEQVESEGAKMTPANLERILSDYRALRQENAALLGRSREP
- the CCDC22 gene encoding coiled-coil domain-containing protein 22 isoform X1, giving the protein MEEVDNILICSLRLSGTPVPEEAQSLREFTTELIVESVVRCLRVINPPLGASLSHVLPPGMSARFRLGSSLAQACQELGYPGEVGYQTFLYSSEPEIRRLLLFLVEKLPRDDAEEAGQPAGKSAMLLRTIAAKIKEQLGMPWVPPTCRTPRLQLLQGACHLKPFRAHPLVLPHESGLVECQEFFRGFLPLVPAQPPQPGPVAPSLLERHAADLGAQNDWEAEWQNQGLASRLPPKEYLQWKRQRLQRRLLDQLRQAVPPPGTAGFLQPGAPDLAQLLGVLSAGGTGRPLAKGSRFSHAQRLAHGQDPQDLVGQMQEAAERLTPSKSSEQEMQQRQAEELAGLHGELQHLGAQVDAVGGQVKVLELGLSQAEAALWQQQLVLGGREETLRVKRQALELLPQADNNLAKLQLLVEGSAQRLVHLATQWETRREPLLEQYRGLRAARRSRQLESARHVAEIQALRERGRSVAAEARRKEELCRQLLTELESLPGDMSRTAYTQRILEIVGNIRKQKEQIGKILADTRALQKEINGLTGKLERTFAVTDELVFKDAKRDESVRKAYKYLAALHENCSQLIQSSEEAGAIQRQIRDLEEQVESEGAKMTPANLERILSDYRALRQENAALLGRSREP